GGGGTCCCTTCGAGGTCGATTTGACCGACTCGCCGCAGGGAATCATCCGCAACTGGGAGGGACGGGTCGTCCACCTCACGATGTACGGCGAGCAGGTACAGGACGTCGAGCGCGACATTCGAGCGGCCCACCGCGAGGACGGCGACCCCATCCTCGTCGTCGTCGGGGCCGAGAAGGTCCCGTTCGATGTCTACGAGGAAGCCGACTGGAACGTCGGCGTCACCAACCAGCCCCACTCCGAGGTCGCCGGCCTGGCCGTCTTTCTCGACCGGCTGTTCGAAGGTCGCGAACTCGAGCGCGAGTGGGAGGGCGCGGACCGAGAAGTGATTCCGATGGAAACGGGCAAGCGCGTCGAGTCGACGGACGAGGAGTAACGAACCGGACTCAACCGGACGGCCGGAACAGACGAAACGGGCGGAGCACTCGCCCGCCGACCGTCCGAACGACGTGTCGAACCATCGCGACGGCCCCCATCTCGTTCTCGTCGATCACGTAGCCGTTGCCGACCCGTTCGATCGGCCCCGACTCGCCGTGAGTCTCGAGGAGGCGCTCGAAGTCGGATTCGGTCAGCCCCGTCCGCGACTGGATCTCGTCGGCGGTGAGCGGTCGATCGGCCTCGCGAAGCGTCTCGACCAGCCAGCGGTTGTGCTCCCCGATCAGGAGCAGTTCGTCGTTCGAGATGTCCGCCTCGTCCTCGCTCCCCTCGTCAGGAGGATTGCCGTTTCGCCACACGTCGATCCCGTCGAGTACGATCCAGGCACCGACGACGGTGAGCGCCGGGCCGAGCCAGGAGCCGTCGGTCAGGACACCGTAGCCGCCGGCGGCGAGGACGATCGAGCCGAGGAGGACGGTCGCGAGCGCGGGTTCGCTGTCGAGTCCCGCGGCATCAGCGACCGCGCGAACGAGCGGTGCGCCGACGACGATTCCGAGGCCGAGCGCGATCGCGGTGGACTCGAGGCCGAGCGCGTAGAGCACGCCGAGGAGGACGACCGCACCGACGAGATCCGTCGTATCGATTTCCTCGCGAAGTCGTGCTGCGAACTGGTGGCCCATTTGTAGTATTGTAGATACTACCGCTCTTAACGCTATCGAGGAAACGTGGCCGTCCCCGTTCTCGAGAATCGATGTGGAGCGGTTCTCCCTATCGATCGGGAGATCTGCTCGCCGGTCGGCCCGCAGTACCAGCGACCCGAATGGATCGCGGCCCGAACGACCGACGAAGGGCTAGCTTTTCAGCGCCTGCGAACGCAGCAGGCATATGGACTCAGACTCGCCGCTGCCCAGGACCCCGATCGAGTGGTTCATGCTCGCCCCGGCGCTCGCCGTCCTCAACGGAGTCGTCCTGCTCGCGACCGGCCACACGCTTTTCGAATCGATCGCGATGGGCGTCTTCTACGGGTTCGCGATGGCGTTCGTCGTCTTGCTTCTCGCCGTCACCTGGAACGTGCTCCGGAACAGAAACGATGCGTCGGATGCGGATTCGGCGGAGTAACGGTACAGTCGCCTGAGGTCGGCTGGCGAGGGACCACCTCACCGCATTCGATAGTATCGCACGCCGTCCTCGAGATCGTACGTTACGGTGTCCCGACTCTCGAGCGTCCCGAGCGCCCCCATCGTATCCAACACGGGGGCCATGTAGCGAACGCTACCGGCCCGCTCCTCCGCGACCGACAGCGGCGTCGCGGGTTCGATTGCGGCGAGCGCCGCTTCGGTCTCCGCGACCAGGCTATTGAGTCGCTCTCGCGTGAGGCCGACGACCCGATGGGGATCCTCGAACGTCGGCCCGTGGCCGGGGAAGGCGTGGGTCGCCGTCGTCTCCAGCAGCCGATCCATCGCGTCGTAGTATCGGTCGACGCCGTCGTAGGTGTCCCAGTCGATACCGGCGTGGAACGTCCCGGCGCGGAAGGGCTCGATCAGGGCGTCGCCGGAGAGGAGGACGGTCGCCCCTTCGAGTGCCGTCTCGAAACTCAGGTGGTTCAGTTCGTGACCCGGCGTCGCCAGCGATCGAAACTCGCGGTCACCGACCGAAAACGTGGCGTTCGGGTCGATCGGCTCGGTACTCGCCGGGTCGAGCAGGTCGACGTCGCGCCGCAGCGACTCGAGTTCCTCGTCGACGATCTCTTCGCCCTTTTCGTCGGCGTACCCCACCGACCGCGCGGTTTCGCGTACCGTCTCGCGGACCGTCTCGGGGTCCCGCTCGAGTCGCTCGAGGGCCGCCCGCGGCGCGTGAATCGTCGCGCCGGCGTCCCGCAGCGTGCCGGCCTGTCCGAGATGGTCGCTGTGGGCGTGTGTGACGAGCACGTGGTCGATATCGCGAACGGCGTAGCCGGCGCGTTCGAGTTCGTTCTCGAGTTCGGATTCGCCAGCATCGGTCGGCGTGCCGGCGTCGACCAGGATCGGTTCGGGCCCGTCGATCACGTACGCGGCGACGTGTTTCGGGGGCCACGGCACGTCGAACTCGAGGCGATGAATCGTCGAAAAAACCCGATCGCTCCGACAGGCGCCTTCGGCGTCGGTATCCATTGACTCGAAGACGGCGGTCCGGAAAGGTGAATGTTACTCTCTATATAAGAAGTAGCGCGAGTACCCCGACCCACCGTGGTCGGGGGTGAAGCGCGTCTAACCCGTACTTTATCAATCACTGAACCGTACCCGAATACAGTGCAGTCGTCCAAACTCACCCAAACCCTGTCGTTCGGATTAGACATTGACACGGGGAGTGCCGACGACTTGCAAGACAGCTGTCTCGAAGCCCGACGCATCCGTAACGAAACCAACCGCCTCGATAAACAAGGCTGGGACTGGAAAGAACTCAAATCTGTCGTCGTGGACAATGCGGATCACGTTAAAAACACCAGTCAACTCATCGTAGACAAAGCCCTCGGTGAAATCGAAACCTACCACGACAACAAAGACAACAATTGGGGCCGACCATACCCATACATCGACGGACTGTACCCGATGGTCATGAACCATAAAGAAGGGTACCGACTTTTCCTCGAAGATGATGATACGATTCGGTTCCGTATCAGTGCTGCCCCACGCAACCACGTCAAAGGCGAACTTCGTGGTAATCCAGAGCATTTCGACCGGGTGCGAACCGCCCTCACATACGATGACTGGCGCGTTGGAACCGCTGAAGTCATCTACAAACATGACGAATGGCGACTGCATGTCACCGTCACACACGAATACCACAAAGTCGCCAGTAAAACAGATGCAGACACAATCGTTGGTGTGGATGTGAACGAGGATTGCGTTGCTCTTGCTGCGATGAATCGAAACGGCTCAGTAATGGACTCAGTGGTGATTGAATACCCTGAAATCAAAGAACAACGCCACGAGTTCTTCACAAAACGGAAGCGGATGCAGAAAGTCGGACAGACAGCATTTGATTTGGTCGTGCAGACCGAGGAACGCGACTATGTTCACGACTGTCTGCACAAGGTGTCGCGTCAGGTAGTTAATTGGGTGTCGCAGTTCACGGACCCGATTATTGTCTTTGAAGACCTCAAAGACATGCGAGACTCAATCGACTACGGAACGCGAATGAACCGCCGCCTACACAGCCTGCCCTTCGCCGCACTCCGAGATATGGTGTCGTATAAAGCCGCATGGAACGGTATTCCGTCGGATGATGTTGACCCGGAATATACGAGTCAGCAGTGTCCACGGACTGAGTGTCAGCATACCTCTCGGTCGAACCGTTATAAGAAGCGGTTTAAATGCGGTGAGTGTGGATTTCAGGATCATGCTGATCGGAAGGCGGCGGTTTGTGTAGTGCAGGAGTGGTTTGGAAAGCAAGATGGAAATGTGCCGTCTCTCGAAACCCTTCCACGGGTGTGGAAGGTGAGATGGGCGGCATCGGGTCGTGGTGGAGCGACCGACTCTCACGGACCTGTTTTGGGTTCGGGTGTTCACCGACACGGAACGTCGGCGCAAGACTCGCAGAGTCGAGTGCGAGAGGAATTAAAGTCCGTTGCGCCAGCAGTACAGGACTAAACACGGACGCCCCGCGCCACCGTGCGCGCGGTACTTCACCGCAAGACGGCACGCCGGGTCGAACCGGGCGCCGTGCGCGGAGCAGTTGACAAGCTTTAATGGCTCCATGCCGTTACACGTAGGTAATGGCTTTTGAGGACCTGCTCGAGGATCCAGTCATCCAGAAGTACTTGCACGAGCTGGTCGGTCCCAAGGGGATGCCCGTCGCGGCCGCGCCGCCTGACGGGGAAGTGACCGACGAGGAGCTTGCGGAGGATCTGGATCTCGAGTTGAACGACGTGCGGCGGGCGCTGTTTATCCTGTACGAGAACGATCTGGCCACCTACCGGCGGCTGCGCGACGAGGATTCGGGGTGGCTCACCTATCTCTGGACGTTCGAGTACGGCAACATCCCGGAGAATCTCGAGGAGGAGATGTATCGGCTCCACGACGCCTTAGAAGACCGTCGGGAGTACGAGCGAAACCACGAATTCTACCTCTGTGAGATCTGTTCCATCCGCTTCGAGTTCGGCGAGGCGATGGACTTCGGCTTCGAATGCCCCGAGTGTGGCTCGCCGCTGGAATCGATGGACAACGACCGCCTCGTCAACTCGATGGACGACCGCCTCGACTCGCTCGAGGACGAACTTAACATCGACGCGGACGCCTAATGGTAGTTCTCGCAACCAAACTCTATATCGAAGGCGACGCTCGCGATCGCGCGCTGGACTCGCTGCGCTCGCTCGTGAACAACGAAATTGGCGATCTCGACGTCGAGTTCGAGATCGGTATCCGCCACGACGACTTTCCGAGCGTCACGATCGAAGGGGAGGACGCCACCGTCGCGCGCAACGTCCTCCGCGAGGAGTTCGGCGAGATCGTCCCCGACCTAGAGCCCGGCGAGACCTACGTTGGCACGCTCGAGACGTGGGACGAGGACGGCTTCGTGCTCGACGCCGGCCAGGGCGAGGGCGTCCGGATTCCGGCCGAGGAACTCGGCCTGGGTCCGGGCTCGCCGATCCAGATCCGCGAACGGTACGGACTGGTTCAGCACCTGCCGCTGCGGTTCGTCTACGGCACCGGTAACGGCGACGACGGCGGCGACCCGCCGCGACTCGCCGAGGAAGAACAGGACCGCCTCTACGAGTGGACCCGCGGAAACGGCCGACTCAATGTCAACAGCGCGACCCGCGCGGAGGTTCGGGCGACGCTCAATCGTGCCGGCCACGCCCAGGACTACGTCACGGTCGAGCGGCTCGGACTCCTCGAGCAGAGTGTAATCTGCCCCGAGGACACCGACCCACCTGGCCTGCTGGCGAGCGTCGGCGAGTACCTCCCGGCGGAACTCCGCTGTGTCGTCCCATAATATGAATCGACGGCTCGTTCTCGCGGTGCTCGCGGTCGGCTTGCTCGTCGGCCTAGCCGGTTGCTCGATGGTCTTCGGCGGTATCTCCGACGAGGACCTCGACCAAGAGCAGGAGTACGACGATCTCCGGGATAGCGACGCCGACGTCGCTATCGACCTCGAGAGCGGGAGCCTGATCAGCAGTGGCGAGTTTCGCGCGGTCTACGACTTAGAAGACAGAGAGTCGCTCTCGCTGTACAGATCCAACATCTACAGCGATCGGGCGCTCGACATCCACAGCGTCCGCTACTGGTATCCTAACGGGACGGAGGTGACGGGCTCGGAGTTGGACGTCGATCAGAGCCAGACGAGTACCGATATCCGGGTTCCGGACGGCAACGGAACGATCGCGTTCTCGGGCGACGCCGACCGCAAGTCGTTCACGCTGCCGGCCTACGTCGAGGGTTCCTACGAGGTGACGATTCCCGAAGGGCACCGGACCACCGCCTTCCTCTTCGGCGATGTCAATCCTAGCGGCTACGAACGGGAAGTCGTCGACGACCGGGAACGACTCACCTGGGACGAAGTGGATAGTACGCTCAACTTGCAGTACTACCTCACCCGCGACATCCCGCTGTTCATCGGTCTGGTGGCGGTCGTCACCACCGTCGGCGGCATCGGGATCGCGTACTACTACCGGAAGGTCAAGCGACTCCGGGAACAGCGCGAGGAGATGGGGTTAGACGTCGACATCGACGACGATTCCAACGACGGGCCGCCGCCGGGCATGAAGTGAGTCCGGCGACCCACCCGTCACTTCGTTCGGTACCGACGTGAACCGACTCGGCCTACTTTCCCAGTACACAGCTCCGATGACGAGCGTTAGCCGTGAATTGCCTGCTCGTCGAGCCAGATAACGTCCTCGCCGTCGATCTCGAGGTGTCCCTTGACGTGGGGCATATGGCCTCCCATTCGCGTCGGCTCGAGATCGCTCGGCTGGATCGTCCGCGTGATGTCGACATCATCGACGAGCCAGCCGTAGTAGGCGTCGTCGACGTCGGTAACGCGAAAGACGAGCAGTTTCGGCTCCGCGACGCGAGCCGTCGTTCGAGCCGACGAGGCAAACGCCCGCGGGAGGTCGACGACCCGCACTCGCTCGCGGCCGACCGAGACCGACCCGGCGTTCCACGGGTCGTCCGCCGTCGCCATAGACTCGTCGTCCGCCACGCCGAAGACGGATGCGACGGCGTCGGCTCTGACGCAGTATCGGTCGTCCTCGAGATCGAAGGTAAGAACGGTAACGGGGTCGTCGGAATCGTCGGGCGTTGTCGCCGATGCCATGCTGCTACGAAATTTAGCAGCGGTAAAATAAACAGTTCGGGTTCGCCGATCCGGAACGAGTAGTCGTGTGGTGACGACAACCAGCGCGGTGTGACGCGCCGTGGGAGTCAACGTTTTAGTGTTGGAATGTGATGGACGAGCAAGAACATGGTACCGGATCTCTCCGAAAAACTTCTCGGAATCGATATCGACGACGCCGACGACCCTGATCGTCGGAACGCGAACGGCCCGGACGAGGAGCAAGAGGAACTCGAACAGTTCGTCTACTTCGGGCTAGGTGAACACCGATTCGCGCTGCCGGTCGACGCGGTTCGAACGCTCGCCAACGTCTCCGAACAGGTAACGCGGGTCCCGCGGTCCCCCGACGCCGTCGAGGGCATGATCGACCTTCGGGGAGAGATCACTGCCGTGATCGACCCACACGTTCACTTTCCGGGTCTCGCGACCGACGATCAGGTCGGACGGGAACGGCTGTTGGTGTTCGACCGGCCGGCCGATCAGCAGTCAGTGGCGATCCGGGTCGACGACGTGATGGGCGTCGAAACGGTTCCCGTGAGCGACGTTCACGACGAAGAGTCGCTAGAGGAATCCCCGCTTTCGGGCGATGCACTCGCCCACCCGCTCGTGGTGGCCCTCATCGAACAGGAACGCGAGGCGACCCCCGACGTCGACCGACTCGTCTCCTCGAGTCAGCCGGAGACGTCCGTTGGGTCCAAAACCGGCGGCGAGCCCGATTCTGGCGGTGTCACCACACTGTCGCCACCGGACGGAGAGTCACAGAACGGTCCCGGATCCGCCGTCGGGGAGACTTTCGAACTCGAGACCGACGAGTCGGCCCCGCCGGAGCCAGCCGAGGTCGGCGACGGACCGACCCGGGAAGTCGTCGTCGACGGCACGCCGCTACTCGACGTCGAGACTCTGCTGTTGGCGTCCGGACAGCGACCGTAGTCGACTGAGGTCGAAATAGCGCTTTCACGAGGTCGTCGTCTGAACGGGTTCTTTGCCCCGTATTCAACGTTTATCATGACTGATAATCGAGAGACAGCATTTATGGTAGTTGTATTTCTATCAGCGTTTGGTGTACTACTGAATGTCGACAGGGGTGCTCATCGTGGACGATTCTCATTTTATGCGGAATCTTCTGAGCCAAATTTTGGAACAGGATTACCGCATTCTCGGAGAAGCGTCCAACGGCGCCGAAGCAGTCAAACTGTACAAAGAACACGACCCCGATATCGTGATGATGGACATCGTGATGCCCAAGTGCAACGGCATCAAGGCGACCGCAGCGATCAAGAAGATCGATCCGGACGCCCGAGTCATCATGTGTACGAGCGTCGGGCAGCGTGAGAAAATGAAACTTGCCGTGAAAGCTGGTGCGGACGGCTACGTGACGAAACCGTTCGAAGAACCCAGCGTCAGAAAGGCTCTCACAGACGTCGCGACTGCATGACGCGAGTACTCGTTGTCGACGACTCACAGTTCATGCGGACAGTCGTCGGCAACGCACTCACGGAGGCTGGCTACGACGTTGAGACCGCGACGAACGGGTCGGAAGCGATCGAAACGGCCGCCGCGTACGATCCGGACATCGTCACGATGGACGTCGAGATGCCCGAACTGGGCGGTATCGACGCTGTCGAGCGAATTATGGCGACGAACCCGACGCTGATCCTCATGCTGAGCGTTCATACTGAGCAGGGAACGGAGACGACGCTCGATGCTCTCGAGCGGGGCGCGATCGATTTCCTCCACAAACCCGACGGCTCCGACGGGCGAACGCTCACCGAACTCAGCAGTGAGGTCGTCGCGAAGGTCGACGAACTCGCGGACGCGAACGTGTCCTCGATCGCACTCGCTCGTGCTTCCGCGTCCGCGTACGCGACGCGAACGAACCGAGCGGACCGCGACGTGGCCACGGGACGGGCAGTCGCCGGAGCCGGAGCCGACTCGCGAGGCGGCCTCGAGGTCGGTAGCGGATCGACGACGAATCGACCGGCCGGTCCCGATGCCCGGCGCTCGTTCGGTCCGGGATCCCGAGCCGGCAGTGAGAGTGAACCCGACGACGATCCGGGACCGATCGAACTCGAGGGCGACTACGCGGACGATCCGACCCTCGTCCTCGGGGCCTCGACCGGCGGCCCGAAGATCGTCGAGGGGCTGTTCGAGCGACTCCCTGCCGATCTCGGGGCGAAAGTGCTGGTCGTCCAGCACATGCCCGAGGGCTTTACCGAACGGTTCGCCGAGCGCCTCAATCGGCTCAGCGAATACGACGTTCGCGAAGCAGGCGACAGAGAGTCGGTTCGCGCCGGCGAGGCGACGATCGCTCCCGGCAACGCCCATCTCGAGGTCGTCAACAACGTCGGCGGCCGCCTCCGCGTTCGACTCGACGACGGCGAGCGGATCCACGGCGTGCGGCCGGCGATCGATGTAACGATGCAGTCGGCAGCCGAGAAGGCCGTCGACCCGCTCTGTGGCGTCGTGCTGACCGGTATGGGCCGTGACGGAGCCGCGGGAATCGAGGCGATCAAGACCGCCGGCGGGCACACCATCGCACAGGACGAAGCGACGAGTCCGGTCTTTGGCATTCCCTGTCAGGCTATTCAGACGGGCTATGTCGACGATATCGCACCCGCAACCGAACTCGTCGAGACGATCGTCGACGCGTTCGACACGGACGGTGAGACCGATGAGTGATTATCTAACCGACTTCGTTCAGGAGAGCGAAGAACGAATTACGGAGCTGAACAACGCGTTGCTCACGCTCGAGCGTGATCCGACCGACGACGACGCGATGGAGAACATTTTCCGGGTCGCACACACGCTCAAGGGCAACTGTGGCGCGATGGGACTCGAGTCGGCGAGCGATCTCGCACACGCGATCGAGGACCTCCTCGACGCCGTCCGGCGGGACGAACTCGAGGTGACGCCCGAACTGATGGACGTTATCTTCGACGCCGTCGACGAACTCGAGACGATGGTCGACGAGGTGTCGGCCGACGGCGAGATCGACACCGACCCGACGGCGACGATCGAGGCGCTCCGCGAGCACCTCGACGACGGCATCGATTCGGCCGGGATCGGCATCCCGACGACGAGCGAAATCGAAGCCGTCCTCGAGCGGTTCGAGCCGCCGGCCGACGACGAACACGACGCCTACCTGGTCCGACTCGATATCGCGGACCGCGAGGGCGTCAACAACGGCGAACTCGTCGTCGACGCGCTGATCGACGCGTTCGATCTCATCGGCACCGAGCCACCGCGCGCGGAGATCGAAGCCGACGCGTACGGCGGACAGTTCGACGCCGTCTTCGGCAGCGCCGTCGGCGAGACCGCGATTACCTCCGGTCTCGAGCCGGTCGAGGAGGTCGACGAGTTCGAACTCGTCAACGTGACCGAGCAGTTCGAACGCGTTGCTGCCGCAGCGAGCGCGGCCGACGCGGAGTCGGGCGGCGACGGACTGTCTGCCCAGCCTGGTGAGGCGATTTCTTCGGAAGAAGCCCAGGATCTCGAGGTCGACGAACTCCTCGACGAGTTCGACGAGTTCGACGACTTAGACGAGATGGTCGAGGACGTCGGTGACGACGAACTCGACGCATTCGACGATATGGGCGACGCCGGGACGTTCGACGACCTCCTCGAGGACGATCTGGCCGTCGACGACGAGCCGGCAACCGAGTCGACCGTCGAAGCCAGCGCGGAGCCGGATCCGGGAACCGAATCCGAAGATTCGGCCGCACCGGCCGACGAAGAAGATGTCGACGACGCGAACGCCGTCTTCAACGAACTCAAAAACGAAGTCGAGATGGTCGGCTTCGACGAACTGCAGGACGAACTCGACGAGCTCGAGTTCGACGAGTTCGACGACGACGACGAGGTCGAGATGGACGAACTCATCGGCGACGAGGTCGACATCGATGACACCTCGTTCCTCGACGACGAGGAGCCGACCGAGGCTGCCATCGACGACATGCTGGTCGAGTCGGATGACGAGTCCGACTCGGCAGTTGTGACGCCGGAAGCGACGACGGCGGAGGACGAGGGCGATTCGTCGCCAGCGGACGATGCGACGGAGACCGACCTCGAGAGCCATACTGGTCTCGAGTCCGACGACAGCGATATCGCAGTCGACGACGGATCGACACCGGAGTCGGAGCCAACAGATTCGGAGCCGCCAGTCGAAGCCGAACCAGCAGCCGGCCTCGAGGCGGACGCCGTCGCCGAATCCGAGATCGATTCCGATTCGGATACCGAATTCGTGGACGACGAACTCGAGGCGGCTGCCGACGCTGAATCGGAGATCGAAGTTGAATCCGAGATAGATGCAGACGCCGAATCGGACACCGAATCCGAGACCGCTGTCGGTTCCGAACCGGACGCTACGTTCGACGATGGAGACGAGAGCGAATCCAACGTGGCTACCGAAACCGAATCGCCACCGTTGGAGTCGGAAGCAACCGAATCAGTCGACGTATCCGACGACGCC
Above is a window of Natronorubrum tibetense GA33 DNA encoding:
- a CDS encoding DUF2110 family protein; translated protein: MVVLATKLYIEGDARDRALDSLRSLVNNEIGDLDVEFEIGIRHDDFPSVTIEGEDATVARNVLREEFGEIVPDLEPGETYVGTLETWDEDGFVLDAGQGEGVRIPAEELGLGPGSPIQIRERYGLVQHLPLRFVYGTGNGDDGGDPPRLAEEEQDRLYEWTRGNGRLNVNSATRAEVRATLNRAGHAQDYVTVERLGLLEQSVICPEDTDPPGLLASVGEYLPAELRCVVP
- a CDS encoding chemotaxis protein CheW; protein product: MASATTPDDSDDPVTVLTFDLEDDRYCVRADAVASVFGVADDESMATADDPWNAGSVSVGRERVRVVDLPRAFASSARTTARVAEPKLLVFRVTDVDDAYYGWLVDDVDITRTIQPSDLEPTRMGGHMPHVKGHLEIDGEDVIWLDEQAIHG
- a CDS encoding chemotaxis protein CheW, whose product is MVPDLSEKLLGIDIDDADDPDRRNANGPDEEQEELEQFVYFGLGEHRFALPVDAVRTLANVSEQVTRVPRSPDAVEGMIDLRGEITAVIDPHVHFPGLATDDQVGRERLLVFDRPADQQSVAIRVDDVMGVETVPVSDVHDEESLEESPLSGDALAHPLVVALIEQEREATPDVDRLVSSSQPETSVGSKTGGEPDSGGVTTLSPPDGESQNGPGSAVGETFELETDESAPPEPAEVGDGPTREVVVDGTPLLDVETLLLASGQRP
- a CDS encoding MBL fold metallo-hydrolase, translated to MDTDAEGACRSDRVFSTIHRLEFDVPWPPKHVAAYVIDGPEPILVDAGTPTDAGESELENELERAGYAVRDIDHVLVTHAHSDHLGQAGTLRDAGATIHAPRAALERLERDPETVRETVRETARSVGYADEKGEEIVDEELESLRRDVDLLDPASTEPIDPNATFSVGDREFRSLATPGHELNHLSFETALEGATVLLSGDALIEPFRAGTFHAGIDWDTYDGVDRYYDAMDRLLETTATHAFPGHGPTFEDPHRVVGLTRERLNSLVAETEAALAAIEPATPLSVAEERAGSVRYMAPVLDTMGALGTLESRDTVTYDLEDGVRYYRMR
- a CDS encoding transcription factor TFIIE subunit alpha, producing the protein MAFEDLLEDPVIQKYLHELVGPKGMPVAAAPPDGEVTDEELAEDLDLELNDVRRALFILYENDLATYRRLRDEDSGWLTYLWTFEYGNIPENLEEEMYRLHDALEDRREYERNHEFYLCEICSIRFEFGEAMDFGFECPECGSPLESMDNDRLVNSMDDRLDSLEDELNIDADA
- a CDS encoding RNA-guided endonuclease TnpB family protein — translated: MQSSKLTQTLSFGLDIDTGSADDLQDSCLEARRIRNETNRLDKQGWDWKELKSVVVDNADHVKNTSQLIVDKALGEIETYHDNKDNNWGRPYPYIDGLYPMVMNHKEGYRLFLEDDDTIRFRISAAPRNHVKGELRGNPEHFDRVRTALTYDDWRVGTAEVIYKHDEWRLHVTVTHEYHKVASKTDADTIVGVDVNEDCVALAAMNRNGSVMDSVVIEYPEIKEQRHEFFTKRKRMQKVGQTAFDLVVQTEERDYVHDCLHKVSRQVVNWVSQFTDPIIVFEDLKDMRDSIDYGTRMNRRLHSLPFAALRDMVSYKAAWNGIPSDDVDPEYTSQQCPRTECQHTSRSNRYKKRFKCGECGFQDHADRKAAVCVVQEWFGKQDGNVPSLETLPRVWKVRWAASGRGGATDSHGPVLGSGVHRHGTSAQDSQSRVREELKSVAPAVQD
- the cheY gene encoding chemotaxis protein CheY codes for the protein MSTGVLIVDDSHFMRNLLSQILEQDYRILGEASNGAEAVKLYKEHDPDIVMMDIVMPKCNGIKATAAIKKIDPDARVIMCTSVGQREKMKLAVKAGADGYVTKPFEEPSVRKALTDVATA
- a CDS encoding tRNA (cytidine(56)-2'-O)-methyltransferase encodes the protein MHDDSEVAVLRLGHRPGRDERMTTHVGLTARALGADRVWVPDNAGQSRDTVADITDRFGGPFEVDLTDSPQGIIRNWEGRVVHLTMYGEQVQDVERDIRAAHREDGDPILVVVGAEKVPFDVYEEADWNVGVTNQPHSEVAGLAVFLDRLFEGRELEREWEGADREVIPMETGKRVESTDEE
- a CDS encoding Hpt domain-containing protein — translated: MSDYLTDFVQESEERITELNNALLTLERDPTDDDAMENIFRVAHTLKGNCGAMGLESASDLAHAIEDLLDAVRRDELEVTPELMDVIFDAVDELETMVDEVSADGEIDTDPTATIEALREHLDDGIDSAGIGIPTTSEIEAVLERFEPPADDEHDAYLVRLDIADREGVNNGELVVDALIDAFDLIGTEPPRAEIEADAYGGQFDAVFGSAVGETAITSGLEPVEEVDEFELVNVTEQFERVAAAASAADAESGGDGLSAQPGEAISSEEAQDLEVDELLDEFDEFDDLDEMVEDVGDDELDAFDDMGDAGTFDDLLEDDLAVDDEPATESTVEASAEPDPGTESEDSAAPADEEDVDDANAVFNELKNEVEMVGFDELQDELDELEFDEFDDDDEVEMDELIGDEVDIDDTSFLDDEEPTEAAIDDMLVESDDESDSAVVTPEATTAEDEGDSSPADDATETDLESHTGLESDDSDIAVDDGSTPESEPTDSEPPVEAEPAAGLEADAVAESEIDSDSDTEFVDDELEAAADAESEIEVESEIDADAESDTESETAVGSEPDATFDDGDESESNVATETESPPLESEATESVDVSDDAPSSVEAGDEEPIGTADDGEAITADAADGLDDADATAESDQETEVEDDFGTALEDDFDSTMSFDDGSDADPFADDELDSDVFDDDAFDDELDSDVFDDDAFDDAFGDDADFADADDGDPFGDISATPVDDTFGSDDEFDATASSSSESETTATSFDDAAAETDADADEDVVRRVDEPTLEVPELSIPETDQRADADEQTDEIQSVRVDVEQIDSLLTLVEGLVTSRVRLRHAVTESEDTGALETELDDLEDLTTELQETVMDVRLVPLQTVTNRLPRVVRDIARDQDKEVEFEISGEDIELDRSILDRIGDPLIHLVRNAVDHGVEPPEAREAADKPRDGAVEVNATRSRDRVTITVEDDGSGLDPDRLRSEAVEAEILTEDEAAELPDQEAYELIFHPGLTTADEVTDVSGRGVGMDVVKRTIEDLEGTVAIDSEAGEGTSVTMTLPVSVAIDDILFVECGGEEFGVPTKTVLDIEPADRLKTVDGEPVLADGTDEYPVVRLDETLETPRAGANGDGMLVRIRNDVRPVALHCDHVHGQQEVVVKPFEGFMSDIPGLSGATVRGRGEVVNILDVTTL
- the cheB gene encoding chemotaxis-specific protein-glutamate methyltransferase CheB; this translates as MTRVLVVDDSQFMRTVVGNALTEAGYDVETATNGSEAIETAAAYDPDIVTMDVEMPELGGIDAVERIMATNPTLILMLSVHTEQGTETTLDALERGAIDFLHKPDGSDGRTLTELSSEVVAKVDELADANVSSIALARASASAYATRTNRADRDVATGRAVAGAGADSRGGLEVGSGSTTNRPAGPDARRSFGPGSRAGSESEPDDDPGPIELEGDYADDPTLVLGASTGGPKIVEGLFERLPADLGAKVLVVQHMPEGFTERFAERLNRLSEYDVREAGDRESVRAGEATIAPGNAHLEVVNNVGGRLRVRLDDGERIHGVRPAIDVTMQSAAEKAVDPLCGVVLTGMGRDGAAGIEAIKTAGGHTIAQDEATSPVFGIPCQAIQTGYVDDIAPATELVETIVDAFDTDGETDE
- a CDS encoding DUF5803 family protein, with protein sequence MNRRLVLAVLAVGLLVGLAGCSMVFGGISDEDLDQEQEYDDLRDSDADVAIDLESGSLISSGEFRAVYDLEDRESLSLYRSNIYSDRALDIHSVRYWYPNGTEVTGSELDVDQSQTSTDIRVPDGNGTIAFSGDADRKSFTLPAYVEGSYEVTIPEGHRTTAFLFGDVNPSGYEREVVDDRERLTWDEVDSTLNLQYYLTRDIPLFIGLVAVVTTVGGIGIAYYYRKVKRLREQREEMGLDVDIDDDSNDGPPPGMK